The Candidatus Methylomirabilota bacterium DNA window GGACCCGCGGGCCAAGCACCTCAAGCGCCTGGCCCTCGAGCTCGGCAGGCAGGCCGGCAGCACCGCCAATGTCGAGATCCTCGACATCATGGCGCGCGTGGTCTCCGCGGAGAAGCACATCTTCCCCAACGTGGATCTCTACTCGGGCGCGGCGTACGCGTCCATGGGTATCTCGACGGACGAGTTCACGCCGATCTTCGCCATGAGCCGGGTCGCCGGCTGGGCCGCGCACGTACTCGAGCAGCACGGCAACAACCGCCTGATCCGGCCGCGTTCCGACTACACGGGCCTGACGGACGAGAAGTACGTCCCGCTCGCCCAGCGGTAGACCGGCCGCCAGCGTCGTCCTGGTCGTGCACAACCAGGAGGCGCTCACGCGGGCCTGCCTGGAGAGCCTTCGGCCGACCACCGTCCCTTTTGAGCTCTGCGTGGTGGACAACGGCTCGACTGACGCCACCGAAGCCTATTTCCGCCGCTTCGCCCCGCCGTACCCGCTTCGCTACGCTCGCAACGCGGCCAACGTGGGCCTGATCAGCGCGCTCAACCAGGGGGCGCGGCTGGCAGGAGGCGAGGTGATCTGCTTCCTCCACAACGACACCGAGATGCGCGAGCCCGCGTGGCTCGAGCGGCTGGAGGCGGCACTCGGCGACGGCAGGCGGGTGGGGCTCGCGGGGCTCTACGGAGCGCGGCGGGTCAGGCGCGACGGGCGCTACGTCGGGCGCACCATCGTCCACTGCCTCGAGGATGGACCGGGCCTCGCGGCGCCGGTAGTCGAAGTCGCGGCGGTGGACGGTGTCTGCCTCTGCCTCCGGCGCGC harbors:
- a CDS encoding glycosyltransferase, producing the protein MVVHNQEALTRACLESLRPTTVPFELCVVDNGSTDATEAYFRRFAPPYPLRYARNAANVGLISALNQGARLAGGEVICFLHNDTEMREPAWLERLEAALGDGRRVGLAGLYGARRVRRDGRYVGRTIVHCLEDGPGLAAPVVEVAAVDGVCLCLRRALLDEIGGFDEGYGFFHGYDRDLSFAVRERGLACVVVDARFVHRGGGTRTGERAPVAAAEDLEQRRQAMARFARKWRRRLPSDVRGLSERILNYINRRGAKASV